The genome window CAAATGGTAGGTCGTATAGGCTTCGCCGGTTCCTGGGCTCTGCGCAATCAGGGACGAAGCAAGCGCGATTCCTATTCCTGCAATGAAAAAACTTCTTCTAAAACTCTGTAGCCACTTGCTGCCGCATATTCTCACGTCTTCAACTCCACCCTGCCGCACTATCTGCGACAATAAACGCACAGAAACGGTTTACGCTTGCCTTTCTCACCTACTCATGAAACCAACTTTGCTGGCAGCTCTTAGATTGCTTCCTGGCGGCGTCCGGATCGGGCGAATCGCCGGTTCCTGCGCCCTCCTGCTTCCACTTACTTTATCTTCAGCGCTCAAGGCGGAGCAGCCATTGCCGCCACTGCTGGATACCATGACCGGCGAGTTGACTCGCGCCATGAGTACCCTGGGCAAGAGCACTGAGAACAAGGCCAGCGAAAAGCAGATTCCGCCTTACTTCCTCAGCTATTCCGTTGCAGATGCGACCGGGGTGACTATTCGCGCTCAATATGGTGCGCTTGCCGATTCGGAGAGCAACCATCAGCGTGTGGTGGATGTGCAGGTCCGCATTGGTGATCCCAAGCTGGATAATACCCACGGAACGCATCGCGCGTCGGCTGTGAACACGCTCCAACTGCCGCTGACCGATGATCGCGAAGCGCTGTCGCGTTCGCTTTGGCTGGCAACGAACAGTGGCTATGGCGCCGCGCTGGATAACTATCTCCGCGTCAAGACTGAGGCCGAGGTACGAGCCAAGGAAGAAGATTCCTCTGGAGATTTTTCTACGGAGTCAGCGCAGGTAAGCGTGCAGAAGCCCGCGCCTGCGCCGATCGTCAACAAGGCAGCGTGGGAAGATCGCGTTCGATCGCTCTCGAAGATTTTCCGCGAATATCCCGATGTTTATCAGAATGTGGTCATGCTTACAGCGCAGAGTGAGACGGACTACTTTGCATCGTCTGAGGGTTCGCGTCTTGCCAGTCCGCATCAGGCGGCGCGCCTTATTGTTTTCGCTGTAAGTCGCGCCGACGATGGCATGGATCTCTTTCGCGCGCAGACATTCGAGGCTGAAACAGTCGACAAGCTGCCCGCGCAGCCTGAACTTGAAGCGGCCTTTCGCGAACTGGGTAAAAGCCTTGAGGATCTTCGCAAAGCGCCGTTGACGGAGCCTTTCAATGGTCCGGCGATTCTCTCGGGTCGTGCTGCTGCGGTCTTCTTCCATGAAGTTCTCGGCCATCGTCTTGAAGGACAGCGACAGCGCGGTGATGAAGAGGGGCAAACCTTTACCAAGGAAGTGAACAAGCCTGTTCTGCCAAGCTTTCTGTCGGTTTCAGATGACCCAACGCGTACATCTTTTGGCAGCACGTGGCTTAGCGGCAGCTATGACTTCGATGATGAGGGACAAAAGGCGAAGAAGGTCGATCTTATCCAGGATGGTGTGCTGAAGACCTTCCTCATGTCGCGTCTTCCGATTGCCAGCTTTAGTAACTCCAATGGTCATGGCCGCGCCCAGACTGGCCATGTTCCCAATGGAAGACAGGGCAACCTGATCGTGACGTCAACCAAGTCTGTGCCTGAGCCCGAGTTGCGCAAGATGCTTATCGACGAAGCAAAGAAACAGGGTAAGCCATACGGTCTCTACTTCGAAGACATCTCATCGGGATTTGCTGTAACTACGCGCAGCTCGCCACAAGCCTTCTCGGTAATACCGCTGGTTGTTTATCGGGTATATGTCGA of Acidicapsa ligni contains these proteins:
- a CDS encoding metallopeptidase TldD-related protein, with protein sequence MLAALRLLPGGVRIGRIAGSCALLLPLTLSSALKAEQPLPPLLDTMTGELTRAMSTLGKSTENKASEKQIPPYFLSYSVADATGVTIRAQYGALADSESNHQRVVDVQVRIGDPKLDNTHGTHRASAVNTLQLPLTDDREALSRSLWLATNSGYGAALDNYLRVKTEAEVRAKEEDSSGDFSTESAQVSVQKPAPAPIVNKAAWEDRVRSLSKIFREYPDVYQNVVMLTAQSETDYFASSEGSRLASPHQAARLIVFAVSRADDGMDLFRAQTFEAETVDKLPAQPELEAAFRELGKSLEDLRKAPLTEPFNGPAILSGRAAAVFFHEVLGHRLEGQRQRGDEEGQTFTKEVNKPVLPSFLSVSDDPTRTSFGSTWLSGSYDFDDEGQKAKKVDLIQDGVLKTFLMSRLPIASFSNSNGHGRAQTGHVPNGRQGNLIVTSTKSVPEPELRKMLIDEAKKQGKPYGLYFEDISSGFAVTTRSSPQAFSVIPLVVYRVYVDGRPDELVRGVSIVGTPLAAMKRILATGDKSEVFNGECGAESGSIPVSAVAPAMLLTEIETQKQQQGTQRPPILSNPSAVIAAAGKGN